attataatttggctgaagactgtgtggatgcgattgctgattttgtaaaaggtattctacccgaggataatgtagctcctggttcatactacgaggttcagaaactcgtagcttgtcttggtttatcgtatcaggtaatagatttatgcagcgacaactgcatgatttattggagggcggatgaacagcgggttacatgcaaattttttggaaagcctcgttataaagatacgagtggaagagttccagtgccatataaaaggatgtggtatttacctttgacggaaaggttgcagaggttgtatctgtctgaacgcacagcgcaaccaatgagatggcatgcggagcactcaacagatggtgagatcagacattcttcagatgcaaaagcgtggaagcatttccaatcaaagtatcccgactttgcgtatgagagaataaatgtctaccttggattatgtattgatggtttcagtccgtttggcaagagtggaagacagtattctctatggcccgtcattcttacaccatacaacctccccccaaacttgtgcttgcgacgagagtttttgtttctctcgattctcgttcccggaccagagcatcctaagagatcacttgatgtgtttcttcagccactaatatatgagttgcaacaactatgggctcaaggtgctgaaacatacgatgtttcgtgtaaagaaaactttcaaatgcgggcagtactaatgtgaacaataagtgattttccagcatatggtatgttgtctggatggacaacgcatggaaggctatcatgtccatattgtcaagataacactgatgctttccaactaaagcacggaaggaaaacttattggtttgactgtcacaagagattcctaccacctgatcatccatatcgtaggagtaggaatttctttacgaagaacaagagggtgtttgacagtccacctccggaaatttgtgggaaagatttgaagatacaactaagagattttggtgcagaaaggacgccagaagtcggtggacatgagcgttttccggtagatgctgttggagaactacataactggcacaaaaaagtattttctgggatctgccatactgggaggatcatctgctaaggcataatttagatgtcatgcatattgagaagaacttttttgacaatctcatgaacacgatccttaatgttcaaggtaaaacaaaggataatttgaagtcaagactggatttagtcgatatatgtgctcgttcagaacttcatgttgatgagaatggtagggctcctttttccatataccgacttgatgcagcgggaaaagatgcgttctttgattggatttcaaacgatgtggaatttccagacggttacgcatcaaatttgcgtaactgtatcgacagaaaggaaggaaagtttactagcttgaaaagccacgattgccatgtaatgatgcagcgcctccttccgttcgccttcaaggaactattaccacgaaatgttcatgaagcaattgcagggataagtggtttcttccgcgatttatgcacgagatcagtgactcttgaaggtattgaaaatttgaagactaacatagccgtgattcagtgcaaccttgagaagatatttcctccctcattttttgatgttatggagcatcttgttattcacctggcaagagaattggaacttggtggtcctgtgcagtatagatggatgtatctgtatgagcggtatatgttccatttgaagaagatggtgaaaaatttaagtagggtgggaggttctatagtcgcacagatgatcaatgaagaaacttcaaactttgccgagtactactttccagcagaagttcagaccaaaaacagaagacctgctcggcatgatgatagaggcgaacgggcaacatatcatgttacggttccagacattttcacagacgttggacgacttagcggaaaaccaaaggaccgtcgacttactgagcaggagcgcagtcatttgcaaacatatttgctcaccaactgcgaagacgttcttcaatatgagaggtaaataaatgagcttacaaatttttattttaacaagttgaaatttaaatcttaattaattacattattgtcatcatatacaggattttcatggcagaaaagcggttcgagtatagatacgccacagaggacgaactagaagaaatgaagcagagagaatttactggatggatgtttacttatgtgagtgctttaaacaaattaaaatatattttatcaattcagattctcgatcgatcgatggaatactctcatcgatcgatcacaatcttacggcccggtccatcttagtaatcgatcgatttgtttttgttcaaaaacgcatcgatcgatgcgtttttaaaaaaaacatacaagattttccgagggcattccgaggaacaattcagattctcgatcgatcgatgggatactctcatcgatcgatcacaatcttacggcccggtccatcttagtaatcgatcgatttgttttttttttaaaaattacgtttttaaaccgaaaacaacgttttgccgtttgaataacacctatataacccttattaagtgtcttacgttcattatgaagtcaaaaatttgttccttaccgtataattaacacttttccgattgtatgaacgaaatctcgcaacataagagaaacacttataccttttaatgaacggtaaagggaatactttcaattagttttgaaatttgttatttcatggtttatgctcatgtatacaaagaatcctcaatggtatgcattacaattgtataagaaatgaaatacggcaaaaaaaattgatgttttgaaaccccaaacacttgttcctcggtatttcctcggaatattccgaggaaattccgacggatattttactatctgtcggaatttcctcggaatattttcattttaccgggcaaatattttgtgaaaattgaaattagaattccgacggataatgtccgtcggaccctaggttttataaccgcaagccccttcttcttccccatttctctcttcttcctctgcgccactcctctctttctctccggcgatttccccctgaaatccgacgatatctctggcgatctccctcttctcttacacaaatcatgtaaggaccctatcccactctcttaggttctatttgttaagtttttgtgtagttttgatagatttttgttagggtgattggttaggattgtgatttggttgtataataggtttagaattgtgatttggttgaataatttgttttgttgaattgatttagaatttttttataatttttttattttttgtatttataaaatcgatttttgtatataaaatcgatttttgtattttacaaaacgatttttctatataaattcgattttttaaattttacaaaaaaaaatttctatataaattcgattttttggattttacaaaacattttaaatatctattatttgggatttaaaaatacttttcatatatatattattaaaactatttttttgtaattattaaacaatttttatttattaaaactattttttgtttattagaactatttttatatatttattaaaaaaaatttaatatatataaatctttttctgtgattaaattatttgggattttttttaataaaaaaaattaatttatatatttctgtatttattaaatatatttttttaatttacaggtctcatgatgatcagacccggcctcgacagcgtcgtggtcgtggtggtacggggagccagtctcgggattccagccattttcaggattctccttcgccccacagctccaaccatacatctccctctgctgcacccgctcatgctcctttcgctcccgctgctgcatctgctcctgttcctccgggtcctccgggagtgatgagggttgcggagttggttcaacagcccggtcgtgaccatcttccgtatctcactccgtatcaaCATGGACGGAGTCAAACatagtaattaaatattttttttctttaaatttggattcattattaaccgtttgttcttttaataaggttcaaccgatccgggaacgggatcagcgcatggatcaaccgtatgatgtactcggccctcgacagtggacatccgactttcactcacttcccaaccgacaagcaggttctgtggtttcgtcagtttgcggtaagtattctaattttttacttatatttttaatctttaatataaattttctactaattgtgtttttttttcagcaagagttcaactggaattccgatgagacgctctttatctatcaccacttcgtccataaagtaatggacaactatgcgaagcagatccacgagtggaagaagaagtgggaaatcaataaggttcgatttaatttattaaacaattttttaatttattaaactattttttaatttattaaactttttcttttttttttaattaaaaggtcccaaagtcgatgaacgacacggtctggaaggagttgtgtgcgcattgggataaggaggagacgaaagaaacttcttccaccaactccaccaaccgcaggagcgaccgtaaagggaagggcatctacaagcataacttgggtgctcaatctattgccactctcggagatcgcatggtaagttcaaccgctttttcttcaattatttgagtttcagaatttaaatttattgtgcatttcttctaatttctaatgtttctttaattttatgttttttttcaaggcagaagaaaatgatggcgagccggttgatgatctcgccctaatgaggagggcgtataccaacaagaagaccggccagattgatgacggtcttgtgagggacgtggtcgacctggtccaaactcaggtggtagacgaagtgtctcagcttcaaaccgaggatgacgcttcgacggcttcgaccaacttgtcccggtttcgaatcaacgaaatcgttgaatccgtaagttcttttttttttaaagttcaattcatttatttcttggtttaaatttctaaatttggcttttttctattcagtcggttccaaagaagaagggacgtttggtcggtttgggtcgtcgcacccggtcggttcctccttcttctgcaccaccgccctttgttgatccagaagtacttacggctcaattgaaggacaaagatgatcgtatatctttgttggagacccagatggcggctcgacaggcgggctatgaggcacagaggaggctgaaccagcaaatgatggagatgatgcagaggatgtacccgaacgaggtgttcccggacgtgccagacccgtagttttttttcccccaatctcggaatgttttatttgtgaaactttgaatattaattaatatgatttcaattttacttttaatttcatattttcgaatttaaatttcagaaattttattttttcaaaaaattaatattttttacattccgaggaaattaattatatttttcactagatcgatcgatgcgtttttgttcaaaaacgcatcgatcgatccgtttttttttttaaatatagcgagggacatttccctcggaattttccgagggacagctccctcggaaaattctgaggaacggatccctcggaatataccgagggaacagttcctcggaataaaccgaggaaaaagtctgtcggtatactcctatcgatcgatgtatatatgtccaaacacgcatcgatcgatgaacttccgatgaattatcccgacgaagttctccctcggtatattccgaggacttttccgacaaacaagggatcctcggaatttcctcagaaatttatttcctcggaattccgtcggaaaattccgagggatttccgaggaaaaaagaaattccgaggaattatttccgacgacgtgtttcgtcggaatttcgttggaataacgatattccgacgaaattccgacgattttttccctcagaatccttgatgttttcttgtagtgcttctCGCCGGTTGGTGATAGAAATTTCACGCACTAGTGATAAATTGAGCGGACTGCCCTCATCTGATGTAACCAGGGGCGCCCTACGATGGCATCGAAGAGCATGAAATGATCAACCACGTTGAACTGGGTTTCTAGTTCGATGTCATGGGTTTTAGTGATTAGCGGTATGATTCCGAGTGATTGGATCGAGCTTCCTTCGAAGCTGTCAAGGGGGGTCGCTTCGTGATTGATTATCGGAATCGATCGATCTATTAATCGTAGTGCCTTTCGCGAAATGACGCTGATAGCGCTTCCGGTATCGACGAGGATCCTGGAAAAGATGGTGCCTGCAAGTTCTAGCGTGATGACTAGGGCATCGTCATGGGGCATATCAAGCTTAACGTTTTCGTGTTCGTGGAAGGTTATACTCATGTCTTCCTGCGTCATTCCTTCGGGGGTGCGACGTCTGATTTATACGTTGCTCGTCGCGAAGTTTTGAATCGTTTATCGTCGGAGAAATTGACCTGTTTTCGGGAAACAATGTTTTGTCCCATCGCGGTTCGGACAGCGCCTCTTGGCGGTGCCGGTTTCCCTGATCTGGAGGTCGAGACTGATCGATTCGATGCAGTCAGATCGAGTATGCTTTGGATCCATAATTGCGATTAGGAAACTTAGATCAGTTTCTTAGCAAAGATGTTTTCGTTTATCTTCCCCACAGTCGGCGCCAAaatgtagatcctaaaatctacactaagtattttgTAGTGATTGAAAGTTTAATCTGGGGAAGAAAAGATGATGtgggcaacgatatctttataACAAAACGATGTAATCAGATTCCAGTAGGCAAAGatggattttattgatgaataagattgAATACAATAAGAGAAACAAGATCCGAAGTTACAAACGAGATCGATAAAAGAAAAGATTTAAAGTGAGGTGAAAATGAGGCCGATGTGTATGTGttgctctctctagggttttctccgtccctttttctttgttcCCGACGTTCTCTTCTTatagtcgatcgatctcgggttACTCTCGACTTCTCCAGGATCTTCGGACGTCAATATCGGTCTGTTAGGGATGTTCTACTTTATTTGGGCCCTATCTCCGCGACGGACCGCATGACGGTTTCCATCTTGCTTCTGCTCCTGGGCCCTTCTTCTGTTTGGTCTTTCCTGGCCCATTACTAAGTTCGGATGGACCGATTTTGGGTCCAACAACATTGATATCAATTACTAGTGAAAAAGGATTTGAAAATGAGAGCAGGAAGAGCTGAAACCGTGATAGACTTTCGAATCAATCAAATACAGAGTATGAATTGCAAAGAACAATCTTTTATTATAGATGAAATGAAAACATCGCAAACTAAAACATCATTATATGACTCGTGACCCTTGTGAAAACCAGATTGACCACAAGATTTTGATTTGCACTGACTCAGTAGGACTCGTAACCATGGCTAGATGACCTAGACTCCCTGGCCTGGACAGTGGCTGACGTTGTAGGCACCCAAACCTCAGTCATAGGTTCATCGACTGGGTAAACTACGAGCTCACGGACGTTCATTGGCTGGATCACATTTTTGTCGGCTCCAATAAGAAGATGAGCAAACATCTCTTGTGCCTTCTCGGTATTGTGACGCCCATCAAAGAATAAGTAAGATCGTTGGTACTCGCATAGCCTCACATGCACGTTAGGTAGACCGCATCCATAAGCATCGTGTGTCCCAATTCCGCAGCAAGATGAGTTCGTCATGAAAAACCCTAGTAATAACCAATTGTAACGGTTTTATATATGAGTATTCACATAATATCCAAGCTTGAAATTAAGTTGTAATTAACCAACTCACGGTAGCTTGAGGGTTTCTGCGTCCTACGAATAATGGCATCATAGAAATCGAAGACGGTGAACTGGAAACCAGGAGTGGTTCTAGCCATTTCGTTCAACATCGGTCCGATTTTCTCATTATGTTGTTTAGCCAAATCGTTGAGAGGTTCATGGCATTTTTCCATCCCGGTGTTGTATTCTTGTCTGACGATTGGTAAGCAACCCAATGGTGCTAGGGTTTGGATCACGAACTTACTAGCTCCTGATGAATACAGCAAGCTGATATCGTTCTTTAACTTGTTGGTCACGGAAGTTACAAAAGCTTGTTGGGCAGATGCATCGGCGTTAGGGTTGTTCTTGGAGAAATTCAAGTAATCATTTGCACCAATGTATATCAAAAACGCGGACTTCTTGATGAAGTCATCATTCCAGTTTGCtttcatttgattgaatttcCTCACTTGTTGATTCAAAGTCAACTaaatcagaaagaaaaaaaaagatctatattattattgcAGTTAAAACAAAAAGCTTATTGATTTTAAGCAAGTCCTTTATATGTGATGATGAACATAAAACAAGACGGCTTTTAATAATGGGGGTAAGAAGAATGATATAAGAATATATCTCGAATGATCATGTAAAAGATATCAATTCAATGTtagtaaatatacatataatatataagaaattagaTGGACTTACAGATTCCACCGGAGCTCCAAGAAGAGTAGCATCAGCGACGGCAAAACTAGCTCCACGTGAGACATTGACGTTCGGTACAAGTGCTGGTGGGATCTCGATCGGAATCCCCATGAATTTTGCTGTGTTTTAAaggttttttcatatatttctgGTTAATTACTTTTTGGTTGAGTAACTAATATAGCAACACTATTTGATTAATAATTACTCTCTCGGTCAGATGATCCatattttagaaagaaaaaaaatctaacagattcatattttacattttcaatatatacaataatggtaaattgtaaatttcaaagacattaattgtatttactgAACTTTAGTTGATTAAAAATCATAACAAATAGATAAACAcggaaaaactaaattttaggTGTTTTCTATAAAAACTCTAGATTACACGTTATTTTGAAACGGATGAACTATTAATTAACGCATTAAATGGTGCGACTACTCTTTGTGTACGAGTTTCGAAGATAACTGACGAAAAAATGTTACCTAGAAAGATGGAAAGATGTATGGGTATTCGTACCAGAACTTTTTagtcattcaaaaaaaaagaaaaaaaaatggtaccTAAGAAGTCTGGAGCGATGAAACCGTCGGAGAATTTTCCGTTGGGATCATCTCGAGATTTTCCGTACGGCCAGAAACTTTGTGCAACGTTAGTTTTGGTGAGAGTCTGTTTGTTCCCAGCGTCGAAGTTGGAGTCACCGAACGTGAACAAGGCGGCACCCGAGTTTCTTTGTCCGGCGACAGTGACCGGGTTGTGGATCAGTGTCAGTACCAAAAGTAGCCCTAGAACACTCACTAAATTACTGTTGCTCGCCATCGaggaagagagatagagagagatgaagattgCTTCGTGCTTAAGTTCGTGGACCGGTTCACTGTATTTATATTGCAAGTTTAGTTTCTAACAAGTTTCAATAAATATACTATTAAACCTAGCGTGTCGCGCGAGGTTAATTTTCTAATACAACTACGTACGCACTAATGAAAGTGAATTGAGTAAACCGTTTATTGATTAATCATATAGTTCAAAAGTAACTTCTCACGATGTATTTGGCTTTAATACTGTTTTAGTAAGAAAGTCTATTTATTATCACCCGGATCAGGAATCCAGGATCGTGCATATTAGAGGCCAAATAAACTTTGAAAAAATGAGAACCTTTAACCCACGTGAAACAAAATAAGACATCTCAAATgttaagcaaaaacaaaaagacacGCAGAAATAAGCAAGTGAACAAATATAATCTATAGTGGTAGCGGCCACGACGATGACAATAGAGATTTGAGATCTTGCACGAGATGACAACGTTCGAATAAAGACGATACCGTTCCacggtatattttaaatacaaaaaaagatATGCTGGGCATTTTATCAGATACCCGAATCagtatccgaacccgatccgaaaaaagCCGAACCaaaatagcaaaatacccgTACATGTATTAAATTATGAGAGATTGGATATCTAAATCCGAACGAGTAATATCCGAACCAGGGGCGGACGCAGGTAAGAGAAGGGGGCGGACGCAGGTAAGAGAAGGGTGCGGCATGAGCCccactctaatttttttttttaaagtttaaatttgttaaatatatttaatctaatttgtTATTGCATTATGTGCCCCAcgcttttacttttttttttttttttacgtcgaacagccattctattactcaagcttgaggtggtctgggtaaccataCCAGAATAGAATAACCAATAAAAAGTAACTCTTTCCGAAATGTCCTAGCAGTCTCAGCTAAAAAGTCCGAAAACTGATTGCGCACTCGTGGAACATGTATGATTTTGAAGTCCGGAAAGCAGATCTGCAAcgtctctatcttctccaatTTTGTCGCAAATCTTGGCCATTTTTGGGGTTCATTTATCATAGCAATCAGCTCCTTACAGTCTGTTCCAAAGCTCTGACATggcgagtgttgaagcatattctccatcgcccagCGCAATGCTTCTATCTCAGAATGCAATGCTGATTCACATCGAGTGAAGTTCTGTGTACCCATAAGTTGTATGTTCTCCCCGCTATCCATCCAagcccatccacatccactgaAGCTATCAGAAGCTGTCCATGATCCATCCACGAGGCAAATATTGCCCAAGCTTAAGACATGGTTTTCCTCATTGTTGTTGTCTTGCACTACCGGTGGTATCAACTCGTTTGCACTAAACCAGGCTTGGCATTCGCTTTCTGCATATCGGACtagctccaaaggatctctgTCTATTCCCCTGAAGAGCTTATCATTGCGAgccttccatatataccatattatccagggataaggatccctgtCTTGGTCTAATGctatgatattctttttcctccaGAATAGATAGTCCATGTTTGTATAGACACTTTGACGGTGGAAATATGCTTGGGCTTGTAGGAGTTGTCGATAAAGACCATGCTTGCAGAGCAGGAGGGCATTCAAATATAGCATGAGTTACAGATTCTTCTGCCTCCCCACACCTCGGGCAGTAGTTATCACACCGCATATTTCTTCTTACTAAATTTCTCGTTACTGCCACCTGACCCGTTATCACTTGCCATATTAAATGACATATCTTCCTAGGCGCTTtcaacttccaagcaaaggcttgaagtttaGTGATACTTGGTTCCAGTATCAGCTTTTCCTCATCTTGCTTCAGCAGATTTTGAGCAACCCAATATCCAGACTTAACTGTGTATTGTCCATTCCTCGTGTATTCCCAGCAGAAAGAATCCTGACGATGAGTAGAGCTTATGGTCATACTGCGAATAAGTGGTATATCACCAGGATGGACATAGTTCTCTAACGTCCCTTCCTCCCATTCCTTCGAGTCCTGGTTAATGAGATCACTAACTCTCATGTTCGGGTTCATCACAGGCGCTACAGGTATAGCTGGTCTA
This Brassica napus cultivar Da-Ae chromosome C6, Da-Ae, whole genome shotgun sequence DNA region includes the following protein-coding sequences:
- the LOC106422871 gene encoding inactive GDSL esterase/lipase-like protein 23 produces the protein MASNSNLVSVLGLLLVLTLIHNPVTVAGQRNSGAALFTFGDSNFDAGNKQTLTKTNVAQSFWPYGKSRDDPNGKFSDGFIAPDFLAKFMGIPIEIPPALVPNVNVSRGASFAVADATLLGAPVESLTLNQQVRKFNQMKANWNDDFIKKSAFLIYIGANDYLNFSKNNPNADASAQQAFVTSVTNKLKNDISLLYSSGASKFVIQTLAPLGCLPIVRQEYNTGMEKCHEPLNDLAKQHNEKIGPMLNEMARTTPGFQFTVFDFYDAIIRRTQKPSSYRFFMTNSSCCGIGTHDAYGCGLPNVHVRLCEYQRSYLFFDGRHNTEKAQEMFAHLLIGADKNVIQPMNVRELVVYPVDEPMTEVWVPTTSATVQARESRSSSHGYESY